The following proteins are co-located in the Silene latifolia isolate original U9 population chromosome 1, ASM4854445v1, whole genome shotgun sequence genome:
- the LOC141616931 gene encoding uncharacterized protein LOC141616931, translated as MGFDNDCILNIQSLAGEYFCAVCRTLVYPNEAIQGPCTHLYCKPCLAYVVSTTHACPYDGYRVTESETKPLSEANKTLADTIGKIQVHCLFYKTGCTWQGSLSDCTSHCSTCGFGESAVICNKCGVQLKHRQMQEHAQKCYGVHYQVQQPGGVLDNNSTGSTAAPGQTKTAVQTGGPVSQPTSQVSTLIVCSHDANQTANSATQPKVAQAAMPTAEQMYHQHLQNQQYLGFDPYQQIYRYYNYYPYPQAQAYPQAYGQPQPLSSSQTQAQLQPVVQAQQQVQQYQQPQAQAYPQVYGQPQPLSFSQTLAQTQPIKQAQQQVQPLAPNRGAEAPLQSQAQSSISHALYSIPAGPPSVAQPYTQPQPLPKQQLLVPQYPQTHPRMQHLPLPPYPHPQTQVHSQPPSEPNMQGPVLFSQQHIPPSTHLQTSHAVTGYQSYPQPQPHPQSHSQAQIATQHLSQGSNQMQGQFPLSQFPMLTTHMHPSQSYSDVPNQQQPAMLPTHAVTGYQSSPQPQPQSHSQAQIATQHLSQGSNQMQGQFPLSQFPMLTTHMHPPQSYSDVPNQQQPAQGPPPSGPPAQQPPTYAQAQQPGHLFQQRPSVQATKQAFPEHSPFKLHRPSMTAQVHSQVPSQMPPQSQQNYGQPPGAYSDAGSPLGVQAVVLPYAQPTEHAGTGQVRPQLNQNYPRKMNNELSSTDQLATLSQHVSSSEKSRDPVLEKGGQVRAQLNQTTNNQLSSAKQLATQTQHVSSSEEPCDQMLEKGVHDQIINNSKEDRDMAMASSAGSKGDEVKLKAKNNSGAIADERLSQSCLSGSKQLLDAATEVDNIVQEANPTTKRETVEGVSKTPGDRDKIVLKNESKKINGQDVKHTAKHAADTSALRKTDLQSQFHGENSRSSIDQRRNQQQPLPYGARKSGRSSMPRSMGHHVKSQQPAFLGHTSYKLRPQGPGQAPPYAVPLKNPSVGLLGPVSAGSLGKSGCVNYVKGNVPYHHANQPQNPSGDHLVRPTVTTHTRRPGTSGQEIDKFGAQRSGHIDDRQPASPPHGPIEQNFGHGAYGIQQGAVKIGGPSARGAMPVPGIRDEWAMPFFEQHSKHLPHKEFEDGFQKSLRPPHSEAEPSNFGMLLPSWQLDHGSLMFGGDRTSRSFQTEPLGFDRDPCFGRAPMDGLPPRSPAKDYPSLPSRAFGPSEDVGRNESWSFESSKPNNCSAEPSRKPTHKSRFPVHSRSNLHLGEHFAENHDSFEGEKPGHCLQGESGFENGQGIQHFAYDYAFNAREVDHMRKRKPGSMCQICNVECGTVEDLESHSQSSEHQRKARDTVVKIKEQNKKTQKVSRDREDGGKPKNSGFQGH; from the exons ATGGGATTTGACAATGACTGTATTTTGAACATTCAGTCTCTTGCCGGAGAATATTTTTGTGCTGTTTGTCGTACTCTTGTGTACCCAAATGAGGCTATACAAGGACCATGCACTCATCTTTACTGCAAACCTTGCTTGGCATATGTTGTTAGCACTACACATGCTTGCCCGTATGACGGATACCGGGTGACTGAATCTGAGACCAAG CCACTTTCGGAGGCAAACAAAACCCTTGCAGACACAATTGGAAAAATTCAGGTTCATTGTCTCTTTTATAAGACTGGGTGTACATGGCAAGGTTCCCTATCTGACTGCACATCGCACTGTTCCACATGTGGTTTTGGCGAGTCTGCAGTCATATGCAATAAATGTGGAGTGCAGCTGAAGCACCGTCAGATGCAGGAACATGCACAAAAGTGCTAT GGAGTGCACTATCAGGTGCAGCAACCAGGTGGGGTCCTAGATAACAATTCCACCGGGTCCACTGCTGCTCCAGGTCAGACCAAGACAGCTGTCCAGACTGGAGGCCCTGTTTCCCAACCGACGTCTCAAGTCTCTACATTGATTGTATGTAGTCATGATGCTAATCAGACAGCTAATTCGGCTACACAGCCGAAAGTAGCACAAGCAGCCATGCCTACAGCAGAACAGATGTATCATCAACATCTCCAAAACCAACAATACCTTGGATTTGACCCTTACCAACAGATTTACCGATATTATAATTATTACCCATATCCTCAAGCACAGGCTTATCCTCAGGCGTATGGTCAACCTCAGCCTCTGAGCTCTAGTCAAACTCAGGCCCAGCTTCAACCCGTAGTTCAAGCTCAGCAGCAAGTTCAACAGTATCAACAGCCACAAGCACAGGCCTATCCTCAGGTGTATGGTCAACCTCAGCCTTTGAGCTTCAGTCAAACTCTGGCCCAGACTCAACCCATAAAGCAAGCTCAGCAGCAAGTTCAGCCGCTAGCCCCAAATCGAGGGGCAGAAGCCCCATTGCAGTCACAGGCTCAATCATCAATATCACATGCTTTGTATTCTATTCCGGCGGGTCCGCCGTCCGTGGCACAGCCATATACTCAACCACAGCCTCTTCCTAAACAACAGTTGTTGGTGCCTCAGTATCCACAAACTCATCCTCGGATGCAGCACCTTCCTCTGCCACCTTATCCACATCCTCAAACACAAGTGCACTCACAGCCTCCCTCTGAACCTAATATGCAGGGGCCTGTCCTCTTTTCTCAACAGCATATCCCTCCTAGTACCCACCTTCAGACTTCACATGCTGTAACTGGATACCAGTCTTATCCACAACCGCAACCACATCCGCAGTCACATTCTCAAGCTCAAATTGCTACGCAGCACTTGTCTCAGGGCTCTAATCAAATGCAGGGACAGTTCCCGTTGAGTCAATTCCCTATGCTGACTACTCATATGCACCCATCTCAATCTTACTCTGATGTGCCAAATCAGCAACAGCCTGCAATGTTGCCTACACATGCTGTAACTGGATACCAGTCTTCTCCACAACCACAACCGCAGTCACATTCTCAAGCTCAAATTGCTACGCAGCACTTGTCTCAGGGCTCTAATCAAATGCAGGGACAGTTCCCTTTGAGTCAATTCCCTATGCTGACCACTCATATGCACCCACCTCAATCTTACTCTGATGTGCCAAATCAGCAACAGCCTGCACAGGGTCCGCCTCCTAGTGGACCTCCTGCCCAGCAGCCGCCCACGTATGCTCAGGCCCAGCAACCTGGACATTTATTTCAGCAACGTCCTAGCGTGCAGGCAACAAAACAAGCTTTCCCTGAGCACAGTCCATTTAAGTTGCATCGGCCTTCTATGACAGCCCAAGTGCATTCCCAGGTTCCTTCTCAAATGCCACCACAGTCTCAGCAAAATTATGGACAACCACCTGGTGCATATAGTGATGCAGGTAGTCCATTGGGTGTGCAAGCAGTAGTCCTTCCATATGCTCAGCCAACTGAGCATGCTGGTACTGGTCAGGTTAGGCCTCAGTTAAATCAGAACTACCCTAGGAAGATGAACAATGAATTGTCAAGCACCGACCAGCTTGCTACTCTATCTCAGCATGTGTCAAGTAGTGAGAAGTCTCGTGATCCAGTGTTGGAGAAAGGCGGTCAGGTTAGGGCTCAGTTAAATCAGACGACGAACAATCAATTGTCGAGCGCCAAGCAGCTGGCTACTCAAACTCAACACGTTTCAAGTAGTGAGGAGCCTTGTGATCAAATGTTGGAAAAAGGCGTGCATGACCAGATAATAAATAATAGCAAGGAGGATAGAGATATGGCTATGGCATCTAGTGCGGGAAGTAAGGGAGATGAGGTGAAATTGAAAGCGAAAAACAATTCAGGAGCAATTGCAGATGAACGTCTCAGTCAAAGTTGCCTTTCAGGATCTAAACAGCTGCTTGATGCAGCGACGGAAGTGGATAATATTGTTCAAGAAGCCAATCCAACGACAAAACGAGAAACTGTCGAGGGTGTCTCAAAGACTCCTGGTGATAGGGACAAAATTGTCTTAAAGAATGAGTCTAAGAAGATTAATGGGCAAGACGTAAAGCATACGGCTAAGCATGCTGCAGATACTTCTGCTTTGCGTAAGACAGATTTGCAATCCCAATTTCATGGTGAAAACTCGCGTTCTTCCATTGACCAAAGAAGAAACCAGCAACAGCCATTGCCTTATGGGGCACGTAAATCTGGTCGTTCTTCAATGCCACGATCAATGGGTCATCATGTTAAGTCTCAGCAACCTGCATTTCTTGGTCATACATCTTACAAGTTAAGACCACAAGGACCTGGACAAGCTCCTCCTTATGCAGTCCCTCTCAAAAATCCATCGGTAGGTCTACTTGGCCCTGTCTCAGCGGGATCTCTGGGTAAATCTGGTTGTGttaattatgttaaaggtaaTGTTCCTTATCACCATGCCAATCAACCTCAAAACCCTTCAGGAGATCATCTTGTTAGGCCCACAGTTACTACTCATACTCGTAGGCCTGGTACTTCAGGGCAGGAGATTGATAAATTTGGAGCTCAAAGGTCTGGTCACATCGATGACAGACAACCTGCTTCGCCTCCTCATGGACCAATAGAACAAAATTTTGGTCATGGTGCTTATGGTATCCAGCAAGGGGCTGTGAAAATTGGGGGCCCTTCAGCTCGTGGCGCCATGCCTGTTCCTGGTATACGGGATGAGTGGGCTATGCCATTCTTTGAGCAACATTCGAAACACTTGCCTCATAAGGAGTTCGAAGATGGATTTCAAAAATCTCTAAGGCCCCCTCATTCGGAAGCCGAACCTTCAAACTTTGGGATGTTGTTGCCATCATGGCAACTTGATCATGGTTCTCTTATGTTTGGTGGAGATAGAACCTCGAGGTCATTTCAGACGGAGCCTCTTGGATTTGATCGTGATCCTTGTTTTGGCCGTGCTCCCATGGATGGTTTGCCTCCCAGAAGTCCAGCAAAGGACTATCCTAGTCTTCCTTCTCGGGCATTTGGACCCTCCGAGGACGTTGGTAGAAATGAGTCTTGGTCTTTTGAAAGTTCCAAACCCAATAATTGTTCTGCAGAGCCATCAAGAAAACCAACACATAAAAGCAGATTTCCTGTTCATTCCAGGAGCAATTTGCACTTGGGTGAGCATTTCGCTGAAAACCACGATTCCTTTGAAGGTGAAAAGCCAGGACATTGTCTGCAAGGAGAGTCTGGTTTCGAGAATGGCCAGGGCATCCAACATTTTGCGTATGACTATGCATTCAACGCC AGGGAGGTGGATCATATGAGAAAGCGAAAGCCTGGAAGCATGTGTCAAATTTGCAACGTTGAGTGTGGGACAGTGGAAGACTTGGAATCACATTCACAGTCTAGTGAGCATCAGCGAAAGGCTAGAGATACTGTAGTGAAGATCAAAGAGCAGAATAAAAAGACGCAGAA GGTGTCGAGAGATCGAGAAGACGGAGGGAAGCCTAAGAATTCAGGGTTTCAAGGCCATTGA